A single Anopheles maculipalpis chromosome 3RL, idAnoMacuDA_375_x, whole genome shotgun sequence DNA region contains:
- the LOC126562130 gene encoding leucine-rich repeat-containing protein 15-like, which yields MSSHWWYIYLIALSLLAWLVDSRREAKFNCTLTANYYDCLFRDVIIRSETDADNIFFGVQNFNDTSIAFRDSSMVVLPKKIFETFPAIQYLSSDACHIQKLLGGTFANAQRLQELHLYDNRLTRLNNFVFNGALQLEILSLYNNTIKQLEEHAFDGLGHLRLLYMDENQLEKLPEGIFSGLEELQILELQHNRIKEINDDQFVLCPMLRELNLSANMINTFNMSQLQSLNKLETLDIARNYLDEVFVTKYLRTLNAQENQISRILMDQGDFFQLTHLNLSRNNIANINNIFKFRNLIELDVSYNELVTLDFVIFAFMKNLKDIKLNNNRLWILDNGIPSPAKSLRSLNLAHNKFLYLDLAVLDTFPALEYIYLHGNDLIDMQMEDIDQNFPYLTLVSCDNNDWDCINLMHIVTQLERAYVKWSNGNRNCTRPEQHRYICCTSAEHHLREKIVRLTREIYKSRKMIKQLIMENAELRSEVEMQYLPSDGGA from the exons ATGAGCTCGCACTGGTGGTACATTTA CCTGATAGCGCTAAGCCTGTTGGCCTGGTTGGTCGACAGCCGGCGCGAGGCCAAGTTTAACTGCACGCTCACGGCCAACTACTACGACTGTCTGTTCCGGGATGTGATCATACGCAGCGAGACGGACGCGGACAACATCTTCTTCGGGGTGCAGAACTTTAACGACACAAGCATTGCGTTCCGCGACTCGTCGATGGTGGTGCTGCCGAAGAAGATTTTCGAAACGTTTCCCGCCATACAGTACCTGTCGAGTGATGCCTGCCACATACAGAAGTTGCTCGGGGGTACGTTCGCGAATGCGCAACGTCTGCAGGAGCTGCATCTGTACGATAATCGGCTAACGAGGCTGAACAACTTTGTCTTCAATGGTGCGTTACAGCTGGAGATACTGTCCCTGTACAACAACACGATCAAGCAGCTTGAAGAGCACGCGTTCGATGGACTCGGTCATCTGCGGCTGCTCTACATGGACGAGAATCAGCTGGAAAAGCTCCCCGAAGGTATCTTTTCCGGGCTGGAAGAGCTGCAAATACTCGAACTGCAGCACAATCGCATCAAAGAGATCAACGACGATCAGTTCGTGCTGTGTCCGATGTTGCGCGAGTTGAACCTTAGCGCGAACATGATCAACACCTTCAACATGTCCCAGCTGCAGTCACTCAACAAGCTCGAAACGCTCGATATCGCACGCAACTATCTGGACGAGGTGTTTGTCACCAAGTACCTGCGCACGCTAAATGCGCAGGAGAATCAGATCAGCCGCATCCTGATGGATCAAGGTGACTTCTTTCAGCTGACGCACCTCAACCTATCCCGCAACAACATTGCCAACATAAACAACATCTTCAAGTTTCGCAACCTGATCGAGCTGGATGTATCGTACAACGAGCTGGTAACGCTCGATTTTGTCATCTTCGCGTTCATGAAGAATCTGAAGGATATTAAGCTAAACAACAACCGGCTCTGGATACTGGACAACGGTATACCTTCGCCGGCCAAGTCACTGCGCAGCCTGAACCTGGCGCACAACAAATTTCTCTACCTAGATCTGGCCGTGCTCGACACGTTCCCGGCACTGGAGTACATCTATCTGCACGGTAATGATCTGATCGATATGCAGATGGAGGATATTGATCAAAACTTCCCCTACCTGACGCTCGTGTCCTGCGACAACAACGATTGGGACTGCATCAACCTGATGCACATCGTGACGCAGCTCGAGCGGGCGTACGTGAAGTGGTCGAACGGCAACCGCAACTGTACCCGGCCAGAGCAGCATCGGTACATCTGCTGCACGTCGGCGGAGCACCACCTGCGGGAGAAGATTGTACGGTTGACGCGCGAAATCTATAAATCGCGCAAGATGATCAAGCAGCTGATAATGGAGAATGCGGAACTGCGCAGCGAGGTCGAGATGCAGTATCTGCCGagtgatggaggcgcatga
- the LOC126563407 gene encoding WD repeat-containing protein on Y chromosome has product MSEGIRRARSVQLKYLATLHQIGKPLEEPIVGRHFKLPERPRPAEHPVFDLSLLYIPIYCHLVLHPPEEIVRPPTPDLIIRARMEKAVENWMD; this is encoded by the exons ATGTCCGAAGGCATTAGAAGAGCCCGTAGCGTTCAGCTGAAATACCTAGCCACACTGCACCAGATAGGGAAACCGCTCGAGGAACCGATTGTGGGCAGACACTTTAAGCTTCCGGAACGTCCACGGCCGGCAGAACATCCCGTGTTCGATCTGTCACTGCTATAT ATACCCATCTACTGTCACCTGGTGCTTCATCCGCCGGAAGAGATTGTACGTCCACCGACGCCGGATTTAATAATACGAGCACGCATGGAGAAGGCGGTCGAAAATTGGATGGATTGA
- the LOC126562374 gene encoding uncharacterized protein LOC126562374 translates to MQPIGGRRSLDLPHWLPLVVLVYGTKLILQATGEIVICNYEKFHLFDSMYRPRTDNFCVFNDVYLGSDVKGADFLASSLDYKRVAFANSKFPQVPPSLFKNFDDIRELYVRRCSVEMLKITRLLEKVYAGGNRIESVQLDGNASNSLRELYLDGNRLHGLANLTNLPAIEVLVLENNPLLGNVDFAQFARMERLWKLDLERIGMSRISNGLKRPLTELRRLDLSNNALTYVHVRMFRTFPKLEHLWLHGNRLYFMEADQVRVLMPSIRSIVIDDNFWGCGHLALLGKQLRDLGIIIRHGNCRTERAVHRVCCSDETDVVDTRYLIEMGIRHETRVQQDVRELRAENDFLRRDLERLKGMLGELMANFTRSVAAPPANAEVAMDAEESGEQPESNATSSFEEYEEDGSEK, encoded by the coding sequence ATGCAACCGATCGGTGGACGACGGTCACTCGATCTTCCGCACTGGCTaccgctggtggtgctggtgtacGGTACGAAGCTCATCCTACAAGCAACCGGTGAGATTGTGATTTGCAACTACGAAAAGTTCCACCTGTTCGACAGCATGTACCGACCGCGGACGGACAACTTCTGCGTGTTTAACGATGTGTACCTCGGCAGTGATGTGAAGGGTGCAGACTTTTTGGCGAGCAGTCTCGACTATAAGCGTGTCGCGTTTGCGAACTCCAAGTTCCCGCAGGTGCCACCGTCGCTGTTCAAGAACTTTGACGATATCCGGGAGCTGTACGTGAGACGCTGTTCGGTGGAGATGCTGAAGATTACGCGCCTGCTGGAGAAAGTGTACGCCGGTGGCAATCGTATCGAGAGTGTGCAGCTGGATGGGAATGCATCGAACAGTTTGCGTGAGCTGTACCTCGATGGCAATAGACTGCACGGGCTCGCTAACCTAACCAATCTGCCGGCGATAGAGGTGTTGGTGCTGGAGAATAACCCTCTACTGGGCAATGTGGATTTCGCCCAGTTCGCCCGTATGGAGCGTCTGTGGAAGCTCGATCTGGAGCGGATCGGTATGAGCCGGATCAGCAATGGGCTGAAGCGACCACTGACCGAACTGCGACGACTCGATCTCTCCAACAACGCTCTCACGTACGTGCATGTGCGGATGTTTCGCACCTTCCCGAAGCTTGAACATCTCTGGCTGCACGGCAACCGGTTGTACTTTATGGAAGCGGACCAGGTGCGGGTCCTGATGCCCTCCATCCGCAGCATTGTGATCGATGATAATTTTTGGGGCTGTGGACATCTGGCACTGTTGGGGAAGCAGTTGCGCGACCTGGGTATCATTATACGCCACGGTAACTGTCGTACGGAGCGTGCCGTGCATCGGGTGTGCTGTTCGGACGAGACGGACGTGGTCGATACGCGATATCTCATCGAGATGGGCATCAGGCACGAGACGCGCGTTCAGCAGGACGTGCGAGAACTGAGGGCGGAAAATGATTTCCTGCGGCGAGATTTGGAGCGACTGAAAGGGATGCTGGGGGAGCTGATGGCAAACTTTACACGGTCTGTTGCGGCACCGCCGGCTAATGCGGAGGTAGCAATGGATGCTGAGGAGTCCGGAGAGCAGCCGGAAAGCAATGCAACGTCTTCATTTGAAGAGTACGAAGAGGATGGAAGTGAAAAGTGA
- the LOC126560982 gene encoding fibromodulin-like, whose translation MGCWLIPYASLLSVLFVCSTVTAQYQYGSHVSSSRWISSTTRRPYTQDTYGYYYRQPYRCRESNLQYDCIFYDVSIGPYAQQPVHFGYDDVALNRQKNITFKNSTLRRLPESLLSAFREVEVLDLTDLQIDTIEERALSNGYHLRQLYMGFNNIRYLPSSSFFYMQSLSELVLDRNQLTSLPEGIFLRTPNLSALSIANNKLERIEDETFKLNHALQHLRLSGNKLTHIDLSLIAGLFYGNVSTNQLTTLAIPPAVVQLDASHNRINQVTGAINDQLEELRLEHNNLTDTAWLLNYPNLVDLDLSYNELEKLTHDHFAKMQRLERLYLSNNRLTILNLKSAPIQTLQILDLAHNHLLYVESNQNQFEVLKQLYLDHNSIVTLKISAGNALETLTLSHNDWDCKNLRALLPNVSHRLESDDNDVNCKPDYQLEHNLCCKESDGPYLDRLIQYIHLTSSAEKLQRAERRCSPTDAISSVQGLFTYMSYVGSGVQLNPRLQAEINELQSEIRNLTSVQTQQEQLLHGLQTEIDDNLRRYRVTKDPLVPHSQNLHKVIAHLKSRQAFKLQESSNRQSEAERKQQEVETLEQENVRLQNELTDKTAKQNQIKQETTLKRNKVKQLEAKKNRNPDTRRITK comes from the exons ATGGGCTGCTGGCTGATACCCTACGCATCACTGTTAAG TGTTCTATTCGTCTGCAGTACGGTTACTGCTCAGTATCAATATGGCTCGCACGTCTCGTCGTCGCGGTGGATTTCATCGACCACCAGAAGACCTTACACGCAAGATACGTACGGCTACTACTACAGGCAACCGTACAGATGCCGGGAGAGCAATCTACAGTACGACTGTATATTCTACGATGTTTCGATCGGTCCCTACGCTCAACAGCCTGTTCACTTCGGGTATGACGATGTCGCACTAAACAGGCAGAAAAACATCACGTTCAAAAACTCCACCCTGAGAAGACTTCCCGAGTCACTGCTGTCTGCGTTCCGGGAGGTTGAAGTGCTCGATTTAACCGACCTGCAGATTGACACGATTGAGGAGCGCGCGTTATCAAACGGCTACCACCTTCGCCAGCTGTACATGGGTTTCAACAACATTCGGTACCTGCCATCGTCCTCGTTTTTCTACATGCAGTCACTCAGCGAGCTGGTGCTGGACCGGAATCAGCTTACAAGCCTGCCGGAAGGCATCTTTCTGCGCACGCCCAATCTCTCCGCACTGTCGATCGCGAACAACAAGCTGGAACGCATCGAGGACGAAACGTTCAAGCTGAACCATGCACTGCAGCATCTTAGACTGTCCGGCAACAAGCTTACCCACATTGATCTATCCCTCATTGCTGGGCTGTTCTATGGAAACGTTAGTACCAACCAGCTTACCACATTGGCCATCCCGCCGGCGGTAGTCCAACTGGATGCTTCGCACAATCGTATCAATCAGGTAACGGGTGCGATCAATGATCAGCTGGAAGAGCTCCGTTTGGAGCATAACAATCTGACCGACACTGCCTGGCTACTGAACTATCCCAATTTGGTGGATCTGGATCTGTCGTACAACGAACTGGAAAAGTTAACGCACGATCACTTCGCCAAGATGCAGCGTCTGGAGCGACTCTACCTGTCTAACAACCGTCTGACCATACTAAACCTTAAATCTGCACCCATCCAAACGCTCCAGATACTGGATCTAGCACACAACCATCTGCTGTACGTGGAATCCAACCAAAACCAGTTCGAAGTACTGAAGCAGCTGTATCTCGATCACAACTCGATCGTGACGCTCAAGATCAGCGCCGGCAATGCGCTGGAAACGCTCACCCTCTCGCACAACGATTGGGACTGCAAGAATTTGCGTGCCTTGTTGCCGAACGTGTCCCACCGCCTGGAGAGCGATGACAATGATGTGAACTGCAAGCCAGACTACCAGCTCGAGCACAACTTGTGCTGCAAGGAAAGCGACGGTCCCTACCTCGACCGACTGATCCAGTACATCCATCTGACGAGCAGTGCGGAAAAACTGCAACGCGCCGAACGGCGCTGCAGTCCGACCGATGCCATTAGCAGCGTCCAAGGTTTGTTCACCTACATGTCCTACGTGGGCAGTGGGGTGCAGCTAAATCCACGACTGCAGGCCGAAATCAATGAGCTGCAGAGCGAGATACGGAACCTCACGAGCGTACAGACCCAGCAGGAGCAGTTGCTGCACGGTTTGCAAACCGAGATCGATGACAATCTGCGCCGTTATCGGGTGACAAAGGATCCGTTGGTTCCGCACAGCCAGAATCTGCACAAGGTGATCGCACATCTGAAGAGTCGCCAGGCGTTTAAATTGCAGGAATCGAGCAACCGTCAATCGGAGGCAGAGCGCAAGCAGCAGGAAGTGGAAACGCTGGAGCAGGAAAACGTACGCCTGCAGAACGAGCTGACTGATAAGACCGCCAAGCAGAACCAGATAAAACAGGAAACGACGCTGAAGCGCAACAAGGTGAAGCAGCTGGAGGCGAAGAAAAACCGTAACCCGGACACTAGGCGCATCACGAAGTAA